The DNA window ATTTTTTTATTAACTTTTCTAAAGATATTTTTCCTCTTTCCCATCTTCTGAATAATATCTTTCATTTTCCTCTTTTTTTTCTGCGGGGTTAGAGTACGATTGCTGTTAATGCCTTTAAAGAGTCTTTATAAGCATGCATTTTAATTATATTTGAGAATTTTGGTTTGAATATAGGGGGTGCTTCTTTATCTATTCCTTCCATTTCTTCATTTTCATCATCTTCTTCTATATCAAAGGAAAATTTTGCATC is part of the Candidatus Hydrothermales bacterium genome and encodes:
- a CDS encoding nuclease domain-containing protein; protein product: MRKNYPYTPLRLKPDFVICDQNEKPLIILDAKFSFDIEEDDENEEMEGIDKEAPPIFKPKFSNIIKMHAYKDSLKALTAIVL